In Toxoplasma gondii ME49 chromosome X, whole genome shotgun sequence, a single genomic region encodes these proteins:
- a CDS encoding hypothetical protein (encoded by transcript TGME49_235590~Signal peptide predicted by SignalP 2.0 HMM (probability 0.783) with cleavage site probability 0.571 at residue 29): MAFRREGLSIFVLHVFCIVVTSHFQDASGDTVANHLIPDAGHEPYSSRKSLDESIDASDQISALIRHAISNLWTVIFPSWPNRGEATFDHSVQEKAEGEARRLATEGRASPEVCAAGMQWALTCKSTHTAAAYDGCTIGG; the protein is encoded by the exons ATGGCATTTCGCCGAGAGGGATTGTCCATTTTTGTTCTGCACGTCTTCTGCATCGTGGTCACCTCTCACTTCCAAGATGCGAGTGGCGACACCGTCGCCAACCACTTGATTCCTGACGCAGGCCACGAACCTTACAGCTCCAGAAAATCGCTCGACGAATCTATCGATGCCTCTGATCAAA TCTCTGCCCTCATTCGCCACGCGATTTCTAACCTTTGGACTGTGATCTTTCCGAGTTGGCCGAATCGTGGTGAAGCGACCTTCGACCACAGTGTTCAGGAGAAAGCCGAAGGTGAAGCAAGGCGCCTGGCTACGGAAGGACGTGCGTCACCAGAGGTCTGTGCTGCCGGAATGCAGTGGGCACTCACCTGTAAGTCGACGCATACGGCTGCGGCATACGATGGATGCACCATAGGGGGTTGA
- the SRS45 gene encoding SAG-related sequence SRS45 (encoded by transcript TGME49_235600~Gene product name based on ToxoDB Community Expert Annotation.), which translates to MARISEEAEPSLYFKCEGDMKLNPERTLQLYSDAACSTKAQLTNLLNEATLSCPAEEGFISGELHATDVYKITVPKAPDTPITLCYKCEQSTVPEKENQRTAPTAAAAASLPATTERRNAPQAPAPAPVKKECKIVITVEAATKHTTTPPPTTSCANVSSAATGAPQESSSTATSNHIAVTVVLGTAVTYKLIFHNWPQKKRDQ; encoded by the coding sequence ATGGCGAGAATctcagaagaagcagagccaTCGCTCTATTTCAAGTGTGAGGGTGATATGAAGTTGAACCCCGAAAGAACATTGCAGCTATACAGTGATGCGGCATGCTCTACAAAAGCCCAGCTGACTAACCTCCTCAATGAAGCCACACTGAGCTGtccagctgaagaaggctTCATCAGCGGCGAGCTACACGCAACTGATGTCTACAAGATTACCGTCCCGAAGGCCCCAGACACACCAATAACCCTCTGCTACAAGTGCGAGCAGTCGACGGTtccggaaaaagagaacCAGCGAACTGCTCCCACAGCAGCGGCAGCTGCATCACTACCAGCAACAACAGAACGAAGAAATGCACCACAAGCACCGGCACCAGCCCCTGTAAAGAAAGAGTGTAAAATCGTTATCACAGTCGAAGCTGCTACAAAACATACAACTACGCCTCCTCCAACCACATCATGTGCCAATGTCTCCTCAGCTGCAACTGGGGCTCCTCAAGAATCATCAAGCACTGCCACTTCCAACCACATCGCTGTGACTGTAGTGCTCGGCACTGCCGTTACTTACAAGCTTATTTTCCATAACTggccacagaagaaaagggatcAGTGA